A part of Gambusia affinis linkage group LG19, SWU_Gaff_1.0, whole genome shotgun sequence genomic DNA contains:
- the tecra gene encoding very-long-chain enoyl-CoA reductase produces the protein MDILALEAKGQNGAEAEKKSTPKPKPKAPKKAKRIVYFEVEILDLKTKEKLLLLDKVEPTATVLDIKSLFHKSYPKWYPARQSLRLDPKAKCLRDEEVLQMLPVGTTASFYFSDLGPQLTWGTVFLAECVGPLILYLMFYFRLPFIYSPKYDFTSSKHWVVHLACMCHSFHYIKRVLETLFVHRISHGTMPLKNIFKNCGYYWCSAAWMAYYINHPLYTTPYYGQQQVNSGLYIFLFCQVGNFSIHIALRNLKVQGSKVKKIPYPTKNPFTWIFWLVSCPNYTYELGSWIGFTVMTQCVPVAFFTIVAFVQMTVWAKGKHRSYLKEFRDYPTLRSSILPFIL, from the exons ATGGATATTCTAGCCTTAGAAGCAAAAGGCCAAAATGGAGCAGAAGCTGAAAAGAAGTCTACACCCAAGCCAAAGCCAAAAGCGCCCAAGAAGGCTAAAAGGATTGTTTACTTTGAGGTGGAAATCTTGGACTTGAAGACTAAAGAGAAGCTGCTGTTGCTGGACAAG GTGGAGCCAACAGCCACTGTTTTGGATATTAAATCCTTGTTTCACAAATCAT ATCCAAAGTGGTATCCAGCCAGACAGTCTCTGCGTTTGGATCCAA AGGCCAAGTGTCTCAGGGATGAGGAAGTTCTCCAAATGCTACCTGTGGGAACCACAGccagcttttatttcagtgaccTGGGACCCCAGCTCACATGGGGAACA GTGTTTTTAGCCGAATGTGTTGGTCCTTTGATTCTTTACCTAATGTTCTACTTCCGCCTTCCCTTCATTTACTCTCCAAAGTATGATTTCACCAGCAGCAAGCACTGGGTTGTACA CTTGGCCTGCATGTGTCACTCCTTCCACTACATCAAGAGGGTTTTGGAGACTCTGTTTGTCCATCGGATCTCCCATGGGACCATGCCtctcaaaaacatatttaag AACTGTGGCTATTACTGGTGCTCTGCGGCTTGGATGGCATATTACATCAACCATCCACTCTACACTACACCCT ATTACGGGCAGCAGCAGGTGAATTCTGGGCTTTACATTTTCCTG TTCTGCCAAGTGGGAAATTTTTCAATCCACATTGCACTGCGTAACCTAAAAGTTCAAg gctcaaaagtcaaaaaaatacCTTATCCAACAAAAAATCCCTTCACATGGATTTTTTGGCTTGTCTCTTGTCCCAACTACACATATGAG ctgggaTCCTGGATTGGCTTCACGGTCATGACCCAGTGTGTTCCCGTGGCGTTCTTCACCATCGTGGCCTTCGTCCAGATGACTGTGTGGGCTAAAGGCAAACATCGCAGTTACTTAAAAGAGTTTAGAGATTATCCCACCCTTCGCTCGTCTATACTGCCCTTCATCCTGTAA